A window from Shewanella livingstonensis encodes these proteins:
- a CDS encoding protein-glutamate methylesterase/protein-glutamine glutaminase: MAIKVLVVDDSSFFRRRVSEIVNQDPELEVVAVAVNGKEAVDMAAKLKPQVITMDIEMPVMDGITAVREIMANNPTPILMFSSLTHDGAKATLDALEAGALDFLPKRFEDIATNKDDAILLLQQRIKALGRRRMYRSSSLTSSAINVPEPRRAVAATDALTPRRPLSSRLTSTASTMPPVVARSSLSGTSTERSPANSITSSLSSIRASGKQYKVLLIGTSTGGPVALQKVLTAFPANYPHPIVLIQHMPAAFTPAFAARLNTLCKIDVKEAENGDVMRPGCAYLAPGGMQLMIERNGITGRLKVIPGTPEMNYKPCVDITFASASKAFNGDVLAVVLTGMGADGREGARMLKSVGATIWAQDEASCVVYGMPQAVASAGISTHSISLDNMAEAILKESSRG; this comes from the coding sequence ATGGCCATAAAAGTACTAGTTGTAGATGATTCTAGCTTTTTTCGACGTCGAGTCAGTGAGATTGTTAATCAAGATCCTGAACTCGAAGTTGTTGCCGTTGCTGTTAACGGCAAAGAAGCTGTTGATATGGCTGCAAAATTAAAGCCTCAAGTCATTACGATGGATATTGAAATGCCTGTTATGGACGGTATTACTGCTGTCCGTGAAATTATGGCTAACAATCCTACGCCTATTTTAATGTTTTCATCGCTAACTCATGATGGTGCCAAAGCAACGCTAGATGCGTTAGAAGCTGGTGCATTGGACTTTCTGCCCAAACGTTTTGAGGATATAGCGACTAATAAAGACGATGCGATACTGTTGTTACAGCAACGAATAAAAGCATTAGGTCGACGTAGGATGTATCGTTCAAGCTCATTAACATCTAGCGCTATCAACGTACCTGAACCTCGTCGAGCTGTGGCTGCTACGGATGCACTTACGCCTCGTCGACCATTAAGTAGTCGTTTGACGTCAACTGCTTCAACAATGCCTCCAGTAGTTGCTCGTTCCAGTTTATCTGGTACATCGACTGAGCGTTCTCCTGCAAATTCAATAACGTCATCATTATCGTCTATTCGCGCCAGCGGTAAGCAATATAAAGTGTTATTAATTGGCACATCTACGGGTGGACCGGTCGCATTGCAGAAGGTATTAACTGCATTTCCAGCCAATTATCCTCATCCTATCGTGTTAATCCAACATATGCCTGCTGCGTTTACTCCAGCATTTGCAGCACGTTTAAATACCTTGTGCAAAATTGATGTTAAAGAGGCTGAAAATGGTGATGTTATGCGTCCTGGTTGTGCTTATTTAGCACCAGGAGGTATGCAACTGATGATTGAACGAAATGGTATTACTGGAAGGCTCAAAGTTATTCCAGGAACCCCTGAAATGAATTATAAACCCTGCGTTGATATTACTTTTGCGTCAGCATCTAAAGCCTTTAATGGTGATGTTTTAGCTGTGGTGTTAACCGGTATGGGGGCTGACGGTAGAGAAGGGGCCAGAATGTTAAAGTCTGTTGGCGCGACTATTTGGGCACAAGATGAAGCAAGCTGTGTGGTATATGGTATGCCACAAGCCGTGGCATCAGCAGGTATCTCAACTCACTCTATTTCCTTAGATAATATGGCTGAAGCTATTTTAAAAGAGTCTAGTCGTGGCTAA
- a CDS encoding membrane anchored protein in chemotaxis locus: MAKPEYSLQTKQMLGFFLSFITIIVLAGLYVDAHQKATLLEQEVVRLTASQVLLMVPEDQAANIANWLTQHPEQTQAIIASAGKEQAQSVLFGPGALVGAQVTNVDKVKHDTDAPAAHNDQEVIVSEDAQGVKVIRLPNGGIRVTTRDDKQHK; this comes from the coding sequence GTGGCTAAGCCTGAGTATTCATTACAAACAAAGCAAATGCTGGGTTTTTTTCTATCCTTTATTACTATCATTGTATTGGCGGGTTTGTATGTTGATGCTCATCAAAAGGCCACGCTATTAGAGCAAGAAGTAGTACGTTTAACCGCATCCCAAGTGTTATTAATGGTACCAGAAGATCAAGCAGCTAATATTGCTAACTGGCTAACTCAGCATCCTGAACAAACTCAAGCCATTATAGCGTCTGCAGGAAAGGAGCAAGCGCAAAGTGTGTTGTTTGGACCAGGTGCTTTGGTTGGCGCACAGGTTACTAATGTTGATAAAGTTAAGCATGATACTGATGCACCAGCGGCACACAATGATCAAGAGGTCATAGTGTCAGAAGATGCTCAAGGAGTTAAGGTTATTCGTTTACCAAATGGCGGTATCCGTGTCACCACCCGTGATGATAAACAACACAAATAG
- a CDS encoding ParA family protein: MKVWTVANQKGGVGKTTTVASLAGALVKRGQRVLIIDTDPHASLGYYLGIDSDEVPCSLYDVFLNHQTLTQEFILQNVIPTQIEGLDLIPANMALATLDRSLGHQEGMGLVLRNLLALLEDKYDVAIIDCPPVLGVLMVNALAASQHIIIPVQTEFLAIKGLERMVKTMDIMGRSKKTRYSFTVLPTMYDKRTKASPIALQFLQDNYSSTLWPNDVIPVDTKFRDASLAHLPASHYSASSRGVKAYNRLLDFLFSQEFTHVKIG, encoded by the coding sequence TTGAAAGTATGGACGGTAGCTAACCAAAAAGGTGGCGTTGGTAAAACCACCACAGTAGCCAGTTTAGCCGGGGCATTGGTTAAGCGCGGCCAACGAGTGCTTATTATTGATACCGATCCTCATGCTTCATTGGGTTATTATTTAGGTATTGATTCAGACGAAGTGCCTTGTTCGCTTTATGATGTGTTTTTGAATCATCAGACACTTACTCAAGAATTTATTCTACAAAATGTTATTCCCACTCAAATCGAGGGGCTTGATCTAATCCCGGCTAACATGGCGTTAGCTACACTTGATAGGTCATTAGGCCATCAGGAAGGTATGGGGTTGGTTCTGCGTAATTTGTTGGCATTACTGGAAGATAAATATGATGTGGCTATTATTGATTGCCCGCCAGTATTAGGGGTATTAATGGTTAATGCATTAGCGGCAAGCCAGCACATTATTATCCCAGTCCAGACAGAGTTTTTGGCCATAAAAGGCCTCGAGCGGATGGTCAAAACCATGGATATTATGGGACGGTCTAAGAAAACTCGTTACAGCTTTACCGTATTGCCAACTATGTATGATAAGCGAACTAAAGCTTCTCCAATAGCACTGCAATTTTTGCAAGACAACTACAGCTCAACACTTTGGCCTAACGATGTCATACCTGTAGATACTAAATTTAGAGATGCCAGTTTGGCTCATTTACCTGCATCACATTATTCAGCCAGTAGCCGAGGTGTTAAAGCCTATAATCGCTTACTGGATTTTTTATTTTCTCAGGAGTTTACCCATGTCAAAATCGGTTGA
- a CDS encoding chemotaxis protein CheW yields the protein MSKSVDETVFDYFSLLLQEPPKSIPEQSLEVKQAISVTPVNDIANKTSNISEDKTTATDASAIPISTHYSQQILPKVSSPITSQWQYAPPTTNVDKMALEKLLSAVSKPNAETDLSQQIKASAERVRQAITHIEPKTAVNDTKTPEIVLTDKEINPLVDINNNESSHADIKDAIIKHDQLVQLSSAHEHTTPDTQAGYQPPSITHDLQEVLDDEFQVLFFNVAGLTLAVPLVSLGGIIKIDKINHLIGRPSWFKGVQTHRDSKINVVDTCAWVMPEKYSPELAQTVNYQYIVMLEDSQWGLTCESLVNAVKIDKSHVNWREKPGKRPWLAGVVKQQMCGILHVQALIKMLDAGLGCQDSIDRG from the coding sequence ATGTCAAAATCGGTTGATGAAACTGTTTTTGATTATTTCAGTCTTTTACTGCAGGAACCGCCTAAATCGATTCCTGAGCAAAGCCTTGAGGTAAAACAAGCTATTTCTGTGACCCCTGTTAATGATATCGCCAATAAAACGTCAAATATTAGCGAGGACAAAACCACTGCCACAGATGCATCAGCAATACCTATATCCACTCATTATTCACAACAAATATTGCCTAAGGTTTCATCACCTATAACCAGTCAATGGCAGTATGCACCGCCGACAACCAATGTTGATAAAATGGCGCTTGAAAAATTATTATCTGCAGTCTCTAAACCCAATGCAGAAACTGATTTATCACAACAGATTAAAGCAAGTGCTGAACGTGTTCGTCAGGCTATCACTCATATTGAGCCTAAAACGGCTGTTAATGATACAAAAACACCAGAAATAGTACTAACGGATAAAGAAATCAATCCGTTAGTCGATATAAACAATAACGAAAGTTCACACGCTGATATAAAAGACGCTATCATTAAGCATGATCAGTTAGTACAGCTATCGTCAGCACATGAGCATACTACGCCAGACACTCAGGCAGGGTATCAACCGCCTAGTATTACCCATGATCTACAAGAAGTACTTGATGATGAATTTCAAGTGTTATTCTTCAATGTCGCGGGGTTAACGTTAGCGGTGCCGCTGGTAAGTTTGGGTGGGATTATTAAAATTGACAAAATAAACCACCTAATTGGTAGGCCTTCTTGGTTTAAAGGGGTGCAAACCCACCGAGATAGTAAAATAAATGTGGTTGATACCTGTGCATGGGTAATGCCTGAAAAGTATTCTCCTGAATTAGCACAAACGGTAAATTATCAATATATTGTTATGCTTGAAGATAGTCAGTGGGGATTAACGTGCGAATCGTTAGTTAACGCCGTTAAAATAGATAAATCACACGTCAATTGGCGTGAAAAACCGGGTAAGCGCCCTTGGCTTGCCGGGGTAGTAAAACAACAAATGTGTGGCATTTTACATGTGCAAGCATTAATCAAAATGCTTGATGCAGGTTTAGGTTGTCAGGATTCGATTGACCGAGGTTAA
- a CDS encoding chemotaxis protein CheW, with the protein MSDSRSVAAVAAGKDDAVLQWVTFKLDNETYGINVMQVQEVLRYTEIAPVPGAPDYVLGIINLRGNVVTVIDTRSRFGLQSAELDDSTRIVIIEAEKQVIGILVDSVAEVVYLRRSEIDNAPNVGTEESAKFIQGVSNRDNELLILVDLDKLLSDDEWVELTQI; encoded by the coding sequence ATGAGCGATTCTAGAAGTGTAGCAGCGGTTGCTGCAGGTAAAGACGATGCAGTATTACAATGGGTAACATTTAAGTTAGACAATGAGACCTACGGCATTAACGTAATGCAGGTTCAAGAAGTATTACGTTATACCGAAATTGCTCCTGTACCAGGCGCACCTGATTATGTGTTGGGGATTATTAACCTTCGCGGAAACGTAGTCACGGTTATCGATACTCGCTCACGTTTTGGTTTACAATCTGCTGAATTAGACGATTCGACACGTATTGTAATTATTGAAGCTGAAAAACAAGTGATTGGCATTTTAGTTGATAGCGTAGCTGAAGTGGTTTATCTACGTCGTTCAGAAATAGATAATGCCCCTAACGTGGGTACTGAAGAAAGTGCCAAATTTATCCAGGGCGTGAGTAATCGCGATAATGAACTATTAATTTTAGTTGATCTAGATAAATTATTATCTGACGATGAGTGGGTTGAATTAACTCAAATTTAA
- a CDS encoding DUF2802 domain-containing protein translates to MGDEFLIAALVYVIACLGLVLYLQKQSSKLKTKVDALTVLVKESDRQREAVKRELHELRSGTIGVGRRVVELEKKLSKQFDMLEEASQQDPQAKLYSRAVKMVGLGAGIEELMQECELPKAEAELILRLHRK, encoded by the coding sequence ATGGGTGATGAATTTCTAATTGCAGCTTTAGTGTACGTTATTGCATGTCTTGGTTTAGTGCTTTACTTGCAAAAACAGTCGAGTAAATTAAAGACTAAAGTGGATGCCCTGACCGTGTTAGTAAAAGAAAGCGACCGTCAGCGCGAAGCGGTTAAACGTGAACTACATGAGTTGCGTAGTGGCACTATTGGCGTGGGTAGGCGAGTTGTAGAATTAGAGAAAAAACTCTCTAAGCAGTTTGATATGCTTGAAGAAGCTAGCCAACAAGATCCACAAGCCAAATTATATTCTCGGGCCGTTAAAATGGTTGGTCTTGGGGCTGGAATTGAGGAGCTAATGCAAGAGTGTGAACTGCCTAAGGCAGAAGCTGAATTAATACTTCGTCTGCATCGTAAATAG
- a CDS encoding RsmB/NOP family class I SAM-dependent RNA methyltransferase: MIHNISAMSNATTSDDTHAQEIAATTPAQKRALSYSSTIATLFNQVMSTSMPADRIIGQYFREHKKHGSKDRRVIRESLFGLFRWWGWLNQLESSKQHTTWFQQLSTCAMLEQHEWNDITQAWNDFADWPQARADKTLLENDASLEAKLAGFITLSGIETSQISQLLPQWFWQYCPIDTTEQYALVNAMSTRPPIWARVQTLSTAKVIESLNQAGVEAKASAYFTDAISLGHKSINLNEITAYKLGHIEIQDLASQVIGQICQPKNHEQWWDACSGAGGKTLQLYSLMSQQNSTFTGSITASDIRHKPLEELRKRAKRAGFDNINVAPWKGEILPVNVKAFDGVLVDAPCSCTGTWRRNPDMRWLDDASAITDKPILQLAILRRSAAAVKSGGKLVYATCSLSPSENEQIVKDFLSETSEFELEPVTHPFTGQQCDTLTIWPQQADSDGMFVAKMRRK; the protein is encoded by the coding sequence ATGATCCATAATATTTCCGCCATGTCTAACGCAACAACATCAGACGACACACATGCGCAAGAAATTGCTGCGACCACACCAGCCCAAAAACGTGCGCTAAGTTATTCTTCAACAATTGCGACACTCTTTAATCAGGTAATGAGTACTAGCATGCCTGCGGATAGAATTATCGGCCAATATTTCCGCGAACATAAAAAACATGGTTCTAAAGACAGACGAGTAATCCGTGAAAGTTTGTTTGGCCTATTTCGCTGGTGGGGTTGGTTAAACCAATTAGAGTCAAGCAAGCAACACACTACATGGTTTCAACAACTCAGTACTTGTGCGATGTTAGAACAACATGAGTGGAATGACATAACTCAAGCTTGGAATGACTTTGCTGATTGGCCTCAAGCGCGCGCCGATAAGACTCTGCTAGAAAATGATGCATCACTAGAGGCTAAGTTAGCAGGCTTTATTACATTAAGTGGCATCGAAACCAGTCAAATAAGCCAATTATTACCACAATGGTTTTGGCAATATTGTCCTATAGATACCACTGAACAATATGCGCTTGTAAACGCCATGAGTACTAGACCGCCTATCTGGGCTAGAGTACAAACATTATCAACAGCAAAAGTAATTGAGTCGCTTAACCAAGCGGGTGTTGAAGCAAAAGCAAGTGCTTACTTTACTGATGCCATCAGTCTGGGTCATAAGAGCATTAATCTAAATGAGATAACGGCTTACAAACTAGGTCATATTGAGATCCAGGACTTGGCCTCCCAGGTTATTGGCCAAATATGCCAGCCTAAAAACCATGAACAATGGTGGGATGCGTGTAGCGGTGCCGGCGGAAAAACCTTACAGTTGTATTCATTAATGTCACAGCAAAACTCAACCTTTACAGGCAGCATTACAGCATCGGATATTCGCCATAAACCGTTAGAAGAACTGCGTAAACGGGCAAAACGTGCTGGTTTTGATAATATTAACGTCGCACCTTGGAAGGGGGAAATATTACCGGTCAATGTGAAAGCATTTGACGGTGTGTTAGTTGATGCACCATGTAGCTGTACTGGTACTTGGCGCCGCAACCCAGATATGCGCTGGCTTGATGATGCAAGTGCCATTACTGACAAGCCAATACTACAGTTAGCCATTTTACGTCGTAGCGCAGCTGCAGTAAAATCAGGTGGTAAATTGGTTTATGCAACCTGTTCTTTATCACCAAGTGAAAATGAACAAATTGTAAAAGACTTCTTATCTGAAACGTCTGAATTTGAACTTGAACCGGTCACGCATCCTTTTACTGGACAGCAATGTGATACGTTAACCATTTGGCCTCAGCAAGCTGATAGTGATGGTATGTTCGTTGCTAAGATGCGTCGTAAGTAG
- a CDS encoding DUF2461 domain-containing protein has translation MFSQLSFDFLNSLAANNDREWFKANQQQYEDQVRTPALQFIEAMQGPVLALSPRFIAVAKKVGGSLMRPQRDSRFSKNKTPYKTNVGIQFKHFQAKDVHAPGFYVHIANDECFIAAGIWHPESKALNAIRQCIDENPNAYQKALGQLKQAGFELTGDCLSRPPRGFDKNHPMIDELKRKDFIAIKPISPQQICQADFVEFCAQEYLHTSALMAYLCFALDLDF, from the coding sequence ATGTTCAGTCAACTCAGTTTCGATTTTTTAAACAGTCTAGCAGCTAACAACGATAGAGAATGGTTTAAGGCCAATCAGCAACAATACGAAGATCAAGTTAGAACACCTGCATTACAGTTTATAGAAGCAATGCAAGGACCCGTTTTAGCCTTATCGCCACGATTCATTGCGGTAGCTAAAAAAGTCGGCGGCAGTCTAATGCGCCCACAACGAGACAGTCGCTTTAGTAAGAATAAAACGCCTTATAAAACCAATGTTGGTATTCAGTTTAAACACTTTCAAGCTAAAGATGTTCATGCTCCAGGTTTTTATGTTCATATTGCCAATGATGAATGCTTTATTGCCGCCGGTATTTGGCACCCAGAATCAAAAGCCCTCAATGCTATTCGTCAGTGTATTGATGAAAACCCTAATGCTTACCAAAAAGCATTGGGTCAATTGAAGCAGGCAGGATTTGAATTGACAGGCGATTGTTTATCTAGGCCACCGCGCGGATTTGATAAAAACCACCCCATGATTGATGAGCTAAAGCGAAAAGACTTTATCGCTATAAAACCCATCAGCCCTCAACAAATATGTCAGGCAGATTTTGTGGAGTTTTGCGCACAAGAGTATTTACACACAAGCGCACTAATGGCTTATTTATGCTTCGCATTAGATTTGGATTTTTAA
- a CDS encoding ATP-dependent zinc protease yields the protein MTEHSLGIVGWREWGTFPDIGNERVKIKVDTGAKTSCLHAFKIKPFQKDNQKWVRVWLHPDQGSDREVVCEFHVFDRRDVSDSGGHVTKRYVIKTPILIGEQLFDIELTLTNRDHMKFRMLLGRRALEGRFLVNSAESFLAGE from the coding sequence ATGACTGAACACTCCCTCGGTATTGTGGGTTGGCGTGAATGGGGCACTTTTCCTGATATTGGCAACGAAAGAGTCAAAATCAAAGTGGATACTGGCGCAAAAACATCTTGTTTACATGCGTTCAAAATAAAACCGTTTCAAAAAGATAATCAAAAATGGGTTCGAGTCTGGCTTCATCCTGACCAAGGTTCTGATCGTGAAGTCGTGTGTGAATTTCATGTGTTCGATCGCCGAGATGTCAGTGACTCAGGCGGTCACGTAACAAAACGCTACGTGATAAAAACCCCGATCCTTATCGGAGAACAACTTTTTGACATCGAACTGACATTGACCAATAGAGATCACATGAAATTTAGAATGTTATTGGGTCGTCGCGCTTTAGAAGGGCGTTTTTTGGTTAATTCAGCAGAATCATTTCTAGCAGGAGAATAA
- the rimK gene encoding 30S ribosomal protein S6--L-glutamate ligase: MNIAIMSRNKNLYSTSRLKEAAEARGHVIKIVDPLKCYMNINMNAPSIHVRGEELPKFDAVIPRIGASVTFYGTAVLRQFEMMGTHPLNESVAITRSRDKLRSLQLLSRKNIGLPVTGFANKPADIPDLLDMVGGAPCVIKLLEGTQGIGVVLAETRKAAESVIEAFMGLKANIMVQEYIAEAGGADIRCFVIGDKVIAAMKRQALPGEFRSNLHRGGSASIVKLTPEERSTALRAAKTMGLNVAGVDILRSKHGPLVMEVNSSPGLEGIEKATGIDVADKIIQFIEKNVKSTSAKTKGVG, encoded by the coding sequence ATGAATATTGCAATAATGTCGAGAAATAAGAATTTATACTCGACCAGCCGCTTAAAAGAAGCTGCAGAAGCTCGCGGTCACGTTATCAAAATTGTCGACCCATTAAAGTGTTATATGAATATCAATATGAATGCACCCAGCATTCATGTTCGTGGTGAAGAATTGCCTAAATTTGATGCGGTTATACCACGCATCGGCGCATCGGTGACTTTTTATGGCACCGCAGTATTACGTCAGTTTGAAATGATGGGCACTCACCCACTAAACGAGTCAGTTGCTATTACTCGCTCGCGTGACAAATTACGCTCCTTACAACTTCTATCTCGCAAGAATATTGGTTTACCGGTAACGGGCTTTGCCAACAAACCTGCTGATATCCCTGATTTATTAGACATGGTTGGCGGAGCCCCATGTGTGATTAAGTTACTTGAAGGTACTCAAGGTATTGGTGTGGTATTAGCCGAAACTCGTAAAGCAGCCGAATCTGTTATTGAAGCATTTATGGGTTTAAAAGCTAATATCATGGTGCAAGAATATATTGCTGAAGCGGGTGGTGCTGATATTCGTTGCTTCGTAATTGGTGATAAAGTGATTGCCGCAATGAAACGCCAAGCATTGCCTGGCGAATTTCGTTCAAATTTACACCGTGGTGGTTCTGCTAGCATTGTTAAATTAACTCCTGAAGAGCGTTCAACGGCATTACGTGCTGCTAAAACCATGGGGCTCAATGTTGCTGGTGTAGATATTTTGCGTTCTAAACATGGTCCATTAGTGATGGAAGTGAATTCATCTCCGGGTCTTGAAGGTATCGAAAAAGCCACCGGTATTGATGTCGCTGATAAAATCATTCAATTTATTGAAAAAAATGTTAAATCTACTAGCGCTAAAACGAAAGGAGTTGGTTAA
- a CDS encoding succinylglutamate desuccinylase/aspartoacylase family protein, which translates to MVRKHEPFVIGDVSVPAGTQQSVKLPAAKLYNDTPMDLHVEVFHGTKAGPVLLVCAAIHGDELNGIEICRRLLGRVNAKTLTGTLLVVPIVNVFGFIQQSRYLPDRRDLNRCFPGSAKGALASRLAHLFSSILVKRATHIVDLHTGAIHRENLPQIRCDTDDEVMLEMANAFGAPVIMSSKAREGSMRGYANSLNIPCILYEAGEALRFSDMSIKSGVNGVINVMRCLSMTKGKIKTKTTSVNASRSYWVRSESDGLVNIKLKLGERVSKGQVLANIVNPLGGDPSPLLAPTDGIIIGNSNIPVTNEGEALFHIAQFSGDEIEIINDNLDDFMQEYAE; encoded by the coding sequence ATGGTAAGAAAGCACGAACCGTTTGTTATCGGTGATGTTAGCGTACCAGCAGGCACTCAACAAAGTGTCAAATTGCCCGCAGCAAAACTGTATAACGATACACCGATGGATCTGCACGTTGAAGTGTTTCACGGCACTAAAGCGGGACCTGTTTTATTGGTTTGCGCAGCGATTCATGGTGATGAGTTAAATGGCATTGAAATATGTCGACGCTTGCTCGGTCGTGTGAATGCTAAAACCTTAACGGGAACATTACTTGTTGTTCCTATCGTTAACGTATTTGGTTTTATTCAACAATCTCGCTATTTACCGGATCGCCGCGATTTAAATCGCTGTTTCCCAGGTTCTGCTAAAGGTGCGCTAGCAAGTCGATTAGCGCATTTGTTTAGTAGCATTTTAGTTAAACGTGCGACGCATATTGTGGATTTACATACTGGGGCTATTCATCGTGAGAACTTACCGCAGATCCGTTGCGATACCGACGATGAAGTGATGCTCGAGATGGCTAATGCCTTTGGTGCTCCGGTGATAATGTCATCTAAAGCACGTGAAGGTTCAATGCGTGGTTACGCTAACAGCCTTAACATTCCTTGTATTTTATATGAGGCCGGTGAAGCATTGCGTTTTAGCGACATGTCGATTAAGTCTGGCGTTAATGGTGTCATCAATGTGATGCGCTGTTTAAGCATGACTAAAGGTAAAATTAAAACTAAAACCACCAGTGTTAATGCAAGCCGAAGCTATTGGGTGCGCAGTGAGTCTGATGGATTGGTTAATATAAAACTTAAACTGGGTGAACGAGTGTCTAAAGGCCAGGTGTTAGCCAACATCGTTAATCCTTTAGGCGGCGATCCATCACCACTACTAGCGCCGACAGACGGTATTATTATTGGTAACAGTAATATTCCGGTAACCAATGAAGGCGAAGCCTTGTTCCATATTGCGCAATTTAGCGGTGATGAGATAGAAATTATCAACGACAATCTTGACGATTTTATGCAAGAGTATGCTGAATAA